In Candidatus Zymogenaceae bacterium, a single window of DNA contains:
- a CDS encoding SLC26A/SulP transporter family protein, with the protein MIHSSNALTFQRILTGIVGGIIIGFTLVFLEISFAALIFSGDLSPYLAQGIGYVLFGTCAVCLVIALISSRPGIIAISQDVPAAIFSVVGVAVVAAIPHDPESAFHTLVAVIIMTSLVSGVAFMAMGRFRLGRLVRYIPFPVVGGFLAGTGWLLASGAMGVMLGESLTFAIVPGLFRPDILLMWLPGTIFAFVVLISLRRIDHSLLVPGLIVGGVAVFYAALALTGTSIEEARSLRLLLGSMPGEGLWKLPTASFFRDVHWQVVLSQAGSIVAVLLVSVISLLFNTTGLELILKKDVDLNRELTAAGLANVVAGLGGGVVGYQTLSLSTLGSRLGPPTRILGITAALMCVVMMLFGASVLSYFPLPILGGLLMYLGLLFLTEWVYDAWFRLSKTDYLLVILILVAIAHFGFLKGVFAGLVVAALLFVVNYSKVEVAKHKLDGDSCRSPVDRSTIHQRCLDENVWMLFILKLQGFIFFGTADSLLNQVSARVDDQSQETPRFVILDFRHVSGFDASAVNSIMKMKQLAEKSGFMLVFTNLTDWMRDQLAIGGVVDETGDVVRVFSEFDYALEWCENEIIAMCLGDDGTEVSDIDVFLSRLDIDEMDIGVFLGYLERVTCRANDMVITQGAVADELYFIESGSLTVTLETEEGRSVRLRTVKSGNVVGEMGMYLGLSGDAYRSASVTANETSVLYRLTRESLGRMERKSPDLAAALHRFIITLLSTRLAQTNRMVETLMK; encoded by the coding sequence ATGATACATTCCAGCAATGCGTTGACATTCCAGCGAATCCTGACCGGCATCGTCGGCGGGATCATCATCGGCTTCACACTCGTATTTCTCGAGATATCATTCGCCGCCCTGATATTTTCCGGAGACCTTTCCCCATATCTAGCTCAGGGAATCGGATATGTGCTGTTCGGGACGTGCGCCGTGTGCCTCGTCATCGCATTGATATCCTCCCGACCCGGAATAATCGCCATATCCCAGGACGTCCCCGCCGCCATATTTTCCGTCGTGGGTGTCGCTGTTGTGGCCGCGATCCCTCACGATCCGGAATCGGCGTTTCATACGCTCGTCGCGGTGATTATCATGACATCGCTGGTATCGGGCGTCGCCTTCATGGCGATGGGTCGATTCAGGCTGGGGCGTCTCGTCAGGTATATCCCGTTTCCGGTGGTGGGCGGCTTTCTGGCGGGGACCGGATGGCTTTTGGCCAGCGGCGCCATGGGGGTGATGCTGGGTGAATCCCTGACCTTTGCGATCGTACCGGGGCTGTTTCGACCCGATATCCTCCTGATGTGGCTGCCGGGGACGATTTTCGCCTTTGTGGTTCTCATTTCCCTTCGCAGAATCGATCACTCGCTCCTGGTTCCGGGACTGATCGTGGGAGGCGTTGCGGTCTTTTATGCGGCCCTGGCGCTGACCGGCACGTCCATAGAGGAGGCGAGGTCCCTGAGACTCCTGTTGGGATCAATGCCCGGAGAGGGACTGTGGAAGCTTCCGACGGCCTCGTTCTTCAGGGATGTACACTGGCAGGTGGTGCTTTCTCAGGCGGGGAGCATCGTGGCGGTTCTTTTGGTCAGTGTGATATCCCTCCTCTTCAATACAACGGGGCTCGAGCTGATCCTGAAAAAGGACGTCGACCTGAACCGGGAGCTGACCGCCGCGGGTCTCGCCAATGTGGTTGCGGGCCTCGGCGGGGGTGTGGTCGGATATCAGACGCTGAGCCTCTCCACCCTGGGCAGCCGCCTGGGACCGCCGACCCGCATCCTGGGAATAACGGCGGCCCTGATGTGCGTCGTGATGATGCTGTTTGGGGCGTCGGTGCTCTCATATTTTCCCCTGCCGATACTCGGCGGCCTCCTGATGTACCTGGGGCTTTTGTTTCTCACCGAATGGGTGTATGACGCGTGGTTTCGCCTTTCGAAGACCGACTACCTCCTTGTCATTCTGATCCTGGTGGCGATCGCGCATTTTGGATTTCTCAAGGGTGTGTTCGCGGGTTTGGTTGTGGCGGCGCTTCTGTTTGTGGTCAATTACAGCAAGGTGGAGGTCGCCAAGCACAAGCTCGACGGCGATTCGTGCCGCAGCCCGGTGGATCGCTCCACGATTCACCAGCGATGCCTCGATGAGAATGTATGGATGCTCTTTATACTAAAGCTCCAGGGCTTTATATTTTTCGGAACCGCCGATTCGCTCTTGAATCAGGTAAGCGCGCGGGTCGACGATCAATCACAAGAGACGCCGAGGTTTGTCATCCTCGATTTTCGCCATGTCAGCGGGTTTGACGCGTCGGCCGTCAACAGTATCATGAAGATGAAACAGCTCGCAGAGAAGAGCGGCTTCATGCTCGTTTTCACCAACCTCACGGACTGGATGCGGGATCAGCTGGCCATCGGCGGTGTCGTGGATGAAACGGGGGATGTCGTCAGGGTATTTTCGGAGTTCGACTATGCCCTTGAGTGGTGCGAGAACGAAATCATCGCCATGTGCCTTGGCGATGACGGTACGGAAGTCTCCGATATCGATGTATTCCTCTCCCGCCTGGATATCGATGAAATGGATATCGGCGTGTTTCTGGGCTATCTTGAGCGGGTGACGTGCCGAGCGAACGATATGGTCATCACTCAAGGCGCCGTCGCCGATGAGCTCTATTTCATCGAGTCCGGGAGCCTGACGGTGACGTTGGAGACTGAGGAGGGACGATCGGTGCGCCTGAGGACGGTCAAGTCCGGCAACGTGGTGGGGGAGATGGGGATGTATCTGGGGCTTTCGGGCGATGCCTATCGGTCGGCGTCGGTGACGGCGAATGAAACAAGCGTCCTGTATCGACTGACGCGGGAATCGCTCGGTCGCATGGAGCGGAAAAGTCCGGATCTGGCCGCGGCCCTGCATCGATTTATCATCACTCTGCTATCCACACGGTTGGCGCAGACGAACCGGATGGTGGAGACGCTGATGAAGTAA
- the selD gene encoding selenide, water dikinase SelD: MPMTEEIRLTRLAKAAGUAAKAAPDALAQVMRHIKDSFPKESFPDLLVGMDALDDAAVWRISEDLAIILTLDFFTPVVDDPYQYGAIAAANALSDVYAMGGDVRLALNICGFPPSLPVEVTAEILRGGADTVIRAGGVIAGGHTVDDDEPKYGLVVMGTIHPNRVLTNAGARPGDVLFLTKPLGVGIITTVLKAGEAHPSHVKAAIDAMLTLNKDAADVFREGDINGLTDVTGYALLGHGMEMAENSGVRLRFFADTIPFLPGAEEYADMWLFPGGTCNNERTFQDRITFDDDIPDEKRQLLYTPETSGGLLAAVPSGQTEKILALARGRGVDMWEVGEVVSGSGIEVVKNR, from the coding sequence ATTCCGATGACGGAAGAGATTCGTCTGACGAGACTGGCCAAGGCCGCCGGTTGAGCCGCAAAGGCGGCTCCCGACGCCCTGGCGCAGGTCATGCGTCATATCAAAGACAGTTTTCCCAAAGAGTCCTTCCCTGATCTCTTGGTGGGGATGGACGCGCTGGACGACGCCGCGGTCTGGAGAATATCCGAGGACCTTGCGATCATCCTGACCCTCGACTTCTTCACCCCGGTGGTGGATGATCCCTACCAGTACGGCGCCATCGCCGCCGCCAATGCGTTGTCTGACGTATACGCCATGGGCGGGGACGTGAGGCTGGCCCTCAATATCTGCGGATTTCCCCCGTCGCTTCCCGTGGAGGTCACGGCGGAAATACTCCGCGGCGGGGCCGACACGGTGATCCGGGCGGGGGGGGTCATCGCCGGGGGACACACGGTGGACGACGACGAGCCGAAATACGGACTGGTGGTGATGGGTACCATCCACCCGAACCGCGTGCTCACCAACGCCGGCGCTAGGCCCGGTGACGTGTTGTTTCTCACCAAGCCGTTAGGTGTGGGCATCATCACCACGGTATTGAAGGCCGGGGAGGCTCATCCTTCCCACGTGAAGGCCGCCATAGACGCCATGCTTACGCTGAATAAGGACGCGGCGGACGTCTTTCGGGAGGGGGACATCAACGGCCTGACCGATGTGACCGGGTACGCCCTGTTGGGCCACGGCATGGAGATGGCCGAAAACAGCGGCGTTCGGCTGCGATTCTTCGCAGATACGATCCCCTTCCTCCCCGGGGCGGAGGAATATGCGGACATGTGGCTCTTCCCCGGAGGCACCTGCAACAACGAGCGCACCTTTCAGGACCGGATTACCTTCGACGACGACATCCCCGATGAGAAACGGCAGCTCCTTTACACGCCGGAGACGTCCGGGGGGCTTCTGGCGGCGGTTCCTTCGGGACAAACCGAGAAGATACTCGCCCTCGCCCGGGGGCGGGGGGTCGATATGTGGGAGGTGGGGGAGGTTGTTTCCGGCTCCGGCATCGAGGTTGTGAAAAACCGCTGA
- a CDS encoding DUF3343 domain-containing protein, which yields MSTYAVIITHSTSHAIRAEKILLAAGLSAKMIPVPRHISSDCGTAVRIPAKQAEESKRLMDEIGAPYDRVELL from the coding sequence ATGAGTACGTACGCCGTGATTATCACCCACAGCACCAGCCACGCCATCCGGGCGGAGAAGATACTCTTGGCTGCGGGACTTTCGGCGAAGATGATCCCGGTGCCGAGGCACATCTCTTCCGACTGCGGTACGGCTGTGCGTATCCCGGCAAAACAGGCGGAGGAATCGAAGCGCCTAATGGACGAAATAGGGGCCCCCTACGATCGTGTTGAGTTGTTATAG
- a CDS encoding aminotransferase class V-fold PLP-dependent enzyme, translating into MGTVYMDNAATSWPKPDSVLEEIVRFYREVGANPGRSGHRLSVEAERIRMETRESLATLLGGGDPLSVVFTANVTVAISLMLLGYLRPKDRVITTSMEHNSVLRPLRFLEASRDIRLTMVEAKEDGSIDPDDFKKALVGDERLAVVNHASNVCGTILPVGELGKMTSERGIPLMVDAAQTAGCCPLDMEKDAIDILAFTGHKGLLGPTGTGGLIFGPGFDPRNVTPLAFGGTGSRSEKEEQPEFMPDRFESGTADIGGIAGLGAGVRWLAERGVGIVREHEKIMTRLLLDGLGNIGGVKVFGPADENRQTATVSFVVAGMSVSDVGMRLSDEYDVMSRVGLHCAPRAHRTLGTFPEGTVRFSMGPFTTGENVNAAVEAVADIIRGG; encoded by the coding sequence ATCGGTACTGTTTACATGGATAACGCCGCTACGTCGTGGCCGAAGCCGGACTCCGTCCTTGAGGAGATCGTTCGTTTCTACCGCGAGGTGGGGGCAAATCCGGGCCGCAGCGGGCACAGGCTCTCCGTTGAAGCGGAGCGGATACGCATGGAGACGAGGGAGTCTCTCGCCACCCTCCTGGGGGGTGGGGATCCTCTCTCGGTGGTGTTTACCGCCAACGTCACCGTCGCCATCTCCTTGATGTTGCTGGGGTACCTCAGGCCGAAAGACCGGGTGATCACCACCTCCATGGAGCACAATTCGGTCCTTCGGCCCCTAAGATTCCTGGAGGCGTCCCGGGACATACGCCTGACGATGGTGGAGGCGAAAGAGGACGGAAGCATCGACCCTGATGATTTCAAAAAAGCGCTCGTGGGCGATGAGCGCCTGGCGGTGGTCAACCACGCCTCAAACGTATGTGGGACGATCTTGCCGGTGGGTGAGCTGGGAAAGATGACATCCGAGCGTGGAATACCCCTGATGGTGGATGCCGCTCAGACCGCCGGGTGCTGTCCTTTGGATATGGAGAAGGACGCCATTGACATTCTCGCCTTCACCGGCCACAAGGGGCTTTTAGGCCCCACCGGGACCGGCGGGTTGATCTTCGGCCCCGGATTCGACCCCCGAAACGTCACGCCGCTGGCGTTCGGTGGCACCGGCAGCCGGTCGGAAAAAGAGGAACAGCCCGAGTTCATGCCGGATCGCTTCGAGAGCGGAACCGCCGATATCGGCGGCATCGCTGGGCTGGGAGCGGGGGTAAGATGGTTAGCCGAACGGGGTGTGGGGATTGTGAGGGAGCATGAGAAGATCATGACGCGGCTGCTGCTCGACGGATTGGGAAATATAGGCGGGGTGAAGGTATTCGGACCGGCCGACGAAAATCGGCAAACCGCAACCGTCTCCTTTGTGGTGGCGGGGATGAGCGTGTCGGACGTGGGGATGCGGCTGTCCGACGAGTATGACGTCATGAGTCGTGTGGGGCTTCACTGTGCACCGAGGGCGCATCGCACCCTGGGGACGTTCCCGGAGGGGACCGTCAGGTTCAGTATGGGGCCGTTCACCACCGGCGAAAATGTCAACGCCGCCGTGGAGGCCGTCGCCGATATTATACGGGGGGGATAG
- a CDS encoding sulfurtransferase TusA family protein — protein MTKTVDARGLSCPQPVIMTRKAVKDLDGGEVTVLVDTMTQVQNVSRSAKKLGWDVSYEEKGDTFELVLKK, from the coding sequence ATGACAAAGACAGTGGATGCCAGGGGGCTTTCCTGTCCCCAGCCGGTCATTATGACGAGAAAGGCCGTCAAAGATTTGGACGGAGGCGAGGTGACCGTGCTGGTGGATACCATGACCCAGGTACAAAACGTGAGTCGCTCGGCTAAAAAGCTAGGCTGGGACGTGAGCTATGAAGAGAAGGGAGATACCTTCGAGCTGGTCTTGAAGAAATAA
- a CDS encoding YedE-related selenium metabolism membrane protein, with protein sequence MKGENMSKVTGFFATRWGIILVGALIGVLAVTLQKLGNPGNMGICMACFERDIAGALGMHRAAIVQYLRPEIPAFLLGSFIAAVAFREFRFRSGSAPIVRFFLGMTAMIGALVFLGCPWRAMLRLAGGDWNAIVGIVGLVVGVGVGVLFLKKGFSLGRAHPERTGFGLMMPFIMLVLLFLAVIYPSYGEGAALFRSESGPGSMGAPILISIGVALLVGFLAQRTRFCTMGAIRDVILMRDFHLLSGVIALVIAAFVMNLIFGQFHPGFTLGLNEAGEVINQPAAHTNQLLNFGGMVLAGLSFALAGGCPGRQIFLAGEGDGDAGVFVLGMITGAAIAHNFLMVGTQPNAPWIVGIGLVFVLLVGFVSLERGEA encoded by the coding sequence ATGAAAGGAGAGAACATGTCGAAAGTTACCGGTTTTTTCGCCACCCGCTGGGGGATTATCCTGGTGGGGGCGCTCATCGGTGTGCTGGCGGTGACGCTGCAGAAGCTGGGCAATCCCGGCAACATGGGCATCTGTATGGCCTGTTTCGAGAGGGATATTGCGGGCGCCTTGGGGATGCACCGGGCGGCCATCGTCCAGTATCTCAGGCCGGAGATACCGGCGTTTCTTTTGGGATCGTTCATCGCGGCGGTTGCGTTTCGGGAATTTCGGTTTCGCTCGGGCTCCGCACCGATCGTGCGCTTCTTTCTGGGGATGACCGCCATGATCGGCGCCCTGGTGTTCCTCGGGTGTCCCTGGCGGGCGATGCTGCGGCTCGCCGGCGGGGACTGGAACGCCATTGTCGGGATCGTCGGCCTCGTTGTGGGGGTGGGCGTGGGCGTGCTGTTCTTGAAGAAGGGGTTCAGCTTGGGACGGGCGCATCCCGAGCGCACCGGGTTTGGACTGATGATGCCCTTCATCATGCTGGTACTGTTGTTTCTGGCGGTGATCTACCCGAGCTACGGCGAGGGAGCCGCGCTCTTTCGAAGTGAATCCGGACCGGGCAGCATGGGCGCGCCGATATTGATCTCCATCGGGGTGGCTCTTTTGGTCGGATTTCTCGCCCAACGTACCCGGTTCTGCACCATGGGCGCCATACGGGACGTTATCCTGATGCGGGATTTCCACCTGCTGAGCGGAGTAATCGCCCTGGTGATTGCGGCCTTTGTGATGAACCTGATCTTCGGGCAGTTTCATCCCGGCTTCACCCTGGGCCTCAATGAAGCGGGCGAGGTGATCAATCAGCCCGCCGCCCACACGAATCAGCTCCTCAATTTCGGGGGCATGGTCCTGGCGGGTCTCTCCTTCGCACTGGCCGGAGGATGCCCTGGACGGCAGATCTTCCTCGCCGGCGAAGGCGACGGCGATGCGGGCGTGTTCGTGCTGGGTATGATCACCGGTGCGGCGATTGCGCACAACTTCCTCATGGTGGGAACTCAGCCCAACGCACCGTGGATCGTGGGCATCGGCCTGGTGTTCGTGCTGCTGGTCGGATTCGTATCTTTGGAAAGAGGGGAGGCGTAA
- a CDS encoding sigma 54-interacting transcriptional regulator, translating into MKEKTSISHLHTNKHFVDLILDNIADGVFTVDTDWKITSFNTAAENIVGIEKSEALGRRCHDVFSASICTSRCALRHSIETGEAIIDQKIDIINSSGDKVPISISTAVMRDADGTVLGGVETFRDLSAMEELRKEISSRYTFEDIVGKHQAILDIFDILPDISESDSTVLIEGKSGTGKELFARAIHNLSPRSSGPFVAVNCAALPESLLESELFGYVRGAFTNATQDKPGRFALAKAGTILLDEVGELPLPTQVKLLRVLQERSYEPLGSVKSVDADVRIIASTNRDLAQMVREGLFREDLFFRLNVLRIRLPELINRRGDIPLLVDHFVARHAARTGKPIVGVSDDVLSFLMRYNFPGNVRELENIIEHGVVLCRGEIIEMEHLPTELFGNAPALMSEIGTGDLKTTRSQAEKQIIIDALARYDGNRLQTARELGMHKTTLWRKMKKFGLL; encoded by the coding sequence ATGAAGGAGAAAACATCGATATCCCATCTTCACACCAATAAACACTTTGTCGACCTGATACTGGACAACATCGCCGACGGCGTCTTCACCGTGGACACCGACTGGAAAATCACCAGTTTCAACACCGCCGCTGAAAACATCGTGGGTATTGAAAAGAGCGAGGCGCTGGGACGGCGCTGTCACGACGTCTTTTCCGCCAGCATCTGCACCAGCCGCTGCGCCCTTCGCCACTCCATCGAAACCGGCGAGGCGATCATAGACCAGAAGATCGACATCATCAACAGCAGTGGAGACAAGGTCCCCATCTCGATAAGCACCGCCGTCATGCGGGATGCGGACGGGACGGTTCTGGGAGGCGTGGAGACCTTTCGGGACCTGTCGGCCATGGAGGAGCTGAGAAAAGAGATATCGTCACGCTATACCTTCGAAGACATCGTCGGCAAGCATCAGGCGATTCTCGATATATTCGATATCCTGCCGGATATCTCCGAAAGCGACAGCACCGTACTGATAGAGGGGAAAAGCGGCACCGGCAAGGAGCTCTTCGCCCGGGCCATCCACAACCTCTCCCCTCGGTCGTCGGGCCCCTTTGTCGCCGTCAATTGCGCCGCCCTTCCCGAAAGCCTCCTGGAATCGGAGCTGTTCGGATACGTCCGGGGTGCCTTCACCAACGCGACCCAGGACAAGCCGGGCCGATTCGCCCTGGCAAAAGCGGGCACCATCCTGCTGGACGAGGTGGGTGAGCTTCCCCTCCCCACCCAGGTGAAGCTCCTTCGGGTCCTGCAGGAAAGGAGCTATGAACCCCTGGGGTCCGTCAAGAGCGTCGATGCCGATGTGCGCATCATCGCCTCCACCAACCGTGATCTTGCGCAGATGGTCAGGGAGGGGTTGTTTCGAGAGGATCTCTTTTTTAGACTCAACGTGCTCAGGATTCGCCTGCCGGAGCTTATAAACCGCAGGGGAGACATCCCGCTTCTTGTCGATCATTTCGTCGCCCGCCACGCCGCAAGGACGGGCAAACCGATTGTGGGTGTCTCCGACGACGTGCTCTCTTTTCTGATGCGGTATAATTTCCCCGGCAATGTCCGGGAGTTGGAAAACATCATCGAGCACGGCGTTGTGCTCTGCCGGGGGGAGATCATCGAAATGGAGCATCTGCCCACCGAACTGTTCGGCAACGCTCCGGCTCTGATGTCCGAAATCGGGACGGGGGATTTGAAAACGACTCGGAGCCAAGCGGAGAAGCAAATCATCATCGACGCCCTTGCCAGATATGACGGCAACCGCCTTCAGACAGCCCGGGAGCTGGGCATGCACAAGACCACTCTTTGGCGAAAAATGAAGAAATTCGGCCTGCTTTGA